The following proteins are encoded in a genomic region of Vulpes vulpes isolate BD-2025 chromosome X, VulVul3, whole genome shotgun sequence:
- the MED12 gene encoding mediator of RNA polymerase II transcription subunit 12 isoform X26 codes for MAAFGILSYEHRPLKRPRLGPPDVYPQDPKQKEDELTALNVKQGFNNQPAVSGDEHGSAKNVNFNPAKISSNFSSIIAEKLRCNTLPDTGRRKPQVNQKDNFWLVTARSQSAINTWFTDLAGTKPLTQLAKKVPIFSKKEEVFGYLAKYTVPVMRAAWLIKMTCAYYAAITETKVKKRHVIDPFMEWTQIITKYLWEQLQKMAEYYRPGPTGSGGCGSTIGPLPHDIEVAIRQWDYNEKLAMFMFQDGMLDRHEFLTWVLECFEKIRPGEDELLKLLLPLLLRYSGEFVQSAYLSRRLAYFCTRRLALQLDGMSTHSSHVISAQSTSTLPTTPAPQPPTSSTPSTPFSDLLMCPQHRPLVFGLSCILQTILLCCPSALVWHYSLTDSRIKTGSPLDHLPIAPSNLPMPEGNSAFTQQVRAKLREIEQQIKERGQAVEVRWSFDKCQEATAGFTIGRVLHTLEVLDSHSFERSDFSNSLDSLCNRIFGLGPSKDGHEISSDDDAVVSLLCEWAVSCKRSGRHRAMVVAKLLEKRQAEIEAERCGESEAADEKGSIASGSLSAPSAPIFQDVLLQFLDTQAPMLTDPRSESERVEFFNLVLLFCELIRHDVFSHNMYTCTLISRGDLAFGAPGPRPPSPFDDPADDSERKETEGSSSSKLEDPGLSESMDIDPSSSVLFEDMEKPDFSLFSPTMPCEGKGSPSPEKPDVEKEVKPPPKEKIEGTLGVLYDQPRHVQYATHFPIPQEESCSHECNQRLVVLFGVGKQRDDARHAIKKITKDILKVLNRKGTAETGGEDGQKRRRNRPEAFPTAEDIFAKFQHLSHYDQHQVTAQVSRNVLEQITSFALGMSYHLPLVQHVQFIFDLMEYSLSISGLIDFAIQLLNELSVVEAELLLKSSDLVGSYTTSLCLCIVAVLRHYHACLILNQDQMAQVFEGLCGVVKHGMNRSDGSSAERCILAYLYDLYTSCSHLKSKFGELFSDFCSKVKNTIYCNVEPSESNMRWAPEFMIDTLENPAAHTFTYTGLGKSLSENPANRYSFVCNALMHVCVGHHDPDRVNDIAILCAELTGYCKSLSAEWLGVLKALCCSSNNGTCGFNDLLCNVDVSDLSFHDSLATFVAILIARQCLLLEDLIRCAAIPSLLNAACSEQDSEPGARLTCRILLHLFKTPQLNPCQSDGNKPTVGIRSSCDRHLLAASQNRIVDGAVFAVLKAVFVLGDAELKGSGFTVTGGTEELPEEEGGGGSGSRRQGGRNISVETASLDVYAKYVLRSICQQEWVGERCLKSLCEDSNDLQDPVLSSAQAQRLMQLICYPHRLLDNEDGENPQRQRIKRILQNLDQWTMRQSSLELQLMIKQTPNNEMNSLLENIAKATIEVFQQSAETGSSSGSTTSNMPSSSKAKPVLSSLERSGVWLVAPLIAKLPTSVQGHVLKAAGEELEKGQHLGSSSRKERDRQKQKSMSLLSQQPFLSLVLTCLKGQDEQREGLLTSLYSQVHQIVNNWRDDQYLDDCKPKQLMHEALKLRLNLVGGMFDTVQRSTQQTTEWAVLLLEIIISGTVDMQSNNELFTTVLDMLSVLINGTLAADMSSISQGSMEENKRAYMNLVKKLRKELGERQSDSLEKVRQLLPLPKQTRDVITCEPQGSLIDTKGNKIAGFDSIFKKEGLQVSTKQKISPWDLFEGLKPSAPLSWGWFGTVRVDRRVARGEEQQRLLLYHTHLRPRPRAYYLEPLPLPPEDEEPPAPTLLEPEKKAPEPPKTDKPGAAPPSTEERKKKSTKGKKRSQPAPKTEDYGMGPGRSGPYGVTVPPDLLHHANPSSISHLSYRQGSIGLYTQNQPLPAGGPRVDPYRPVRLPMQKLPTRPPYTGVLPTTMTGVMGIEPSYKTSVYRQQQPTVPQGQRLRQQLQAKIQSQGILGQSTVHQMTPSSSYGLQTSQGYTPYVSHVGLQQHTGPADPTRHLQQRPSGYVHQQAPTYGHGLTSTQRFSHQTLQQAPMIGTMTPLGAQGVQAGVRSASILPEQQQQQQQQQQQQQQQQQQQQQQQQQYHIRQQQQQQILRQQQQQQQQQQQQQQQQQQQQQQQQQAHQQQQQAAPPQPQPQSQPQFQRQGLQQTQQQQQTAALVRQLQQQLSNTQPQPSTNIFGRY; via the exons ATGGCGGCCTTCGGGATCTTGAGCTACGAACACCGGCCACTGAAGCGGCCGCGGCTGGGCCCTCCCGATGTGTACCCGCAAGATCCCAAACAGAAGGAG GATGAACTGACAGCCTTGAATGTAAAACAAGGTTTCAATAACCAGCCTGCTGTCTCTGGGGATGAACATGGCAGTGCCAAGAACGTCAACTTCAATCCTGCCAAG ATCAGTTCCAACTTCAGCAGCATTATTGCAGAGAAGTTACGTTGTAACACTCTCCCTGACACTGGTCGCAGGAAGCCCCAAGTGAACCAGAAGGACAACTTCTGGCTGGTGACTGCACGATCCCAGAGTGCCATTAACACCTGGTTCACTGACCTGGCTGGCACCAAGCCACTCACACAACTAGCCAAAAAG GTCCCCATTTTCAGTAAGAAGGAAGAAGTCTTTGGGTACTTAGCCAAATACACAGTGCCTGTGATGCGGGCCGCCTGGCTCATCAAGATGACCTGTGCCTACTATGCAGCAATTACTGAGACCAAGGTTAAGAAGAGACATGTCATTGACCCCTTCATGG AATGGACTCAGATCATCACCAAGTACTTATGGGAGCAGCTGCAAAAGATGGCTGAATATTACCGTCCAGGGCCCACAGGCAGTGGGGGCTGTGGTTCCACTATAGGGCCCTTGCCCCATGACATAGAGGTGGCTATCCGGCAGTGGGACTACAATGAGAAGCTGGCAATGTTCATGTTTCAG GATGGAATGCTGGACAGACACGAGTTCCTGACCTGGGTACTTGAGTGTTTTGAGAAAATCCGTCCTGGAGAGGATGAATTGCTTAaactgctgctgcccctgctgctccGA TACTCGGGGGAATTTGTTCAGTCTGCATACCTCTCCCGCCGCCTTGCCTACTTCTGTACCCGGAGACTGGCCTTGCAACTGGACGGCATGAGCACTCACTCATCTCACGTTATATCCGCTCAGTCAACAAGCACACTGCCCACCACCCCTGCTCCTCAGCCCCCAACCAGCAGCACACCCTCTACACCCTTTAGTGACCTGCTGATGTGCCCTCAGCACCGGCCCCTGGTTTTTGGCCTCAGCTGTATCCTTCAG ACCATCCTCCTGTGTTGTCCTAGTGCCCTAGTTTGGCACTACTCGCTGACCGACAGCCGCATTAAGACTGGCTCACCACTTGACCACCTGCCTATTGCCCCCTCCAACCTGCCCATGCCAGAGGGCAACAGTGCCTTTACTCAGCAG GTCCGTGCAAAGTTGCGTGAGATCGAGCAGCAGATCAAGGAGCGAGGACAGGCAGTTGAGGTTCGCTGGTCTTTTGATAAGTGCCAGGAAGCTACTGCAG GCTTCACCATTGGACGGGTGCTCCATACTTTGGAAGTGTTGGACAGCCATAGTTTTGAACGCTCTGACTTCAGTAATTCTCTCGACTCCCTTTGTAACCGAATCTTTGGATTGGGGCCTAGCAAGGATGGGCACGAG ATCTCCTCGGATGATGACGCCGTAGTATCATTACTGTGTGAATGGGCTGTCAGCTGCAAGCGTTCTGGTCGGCATCGTGCTATGGTGGTAGCCAAGCTGCTAGAGAAGAGACAGGCTGAGATTGAAGCTGAG CGTTGTGGAGAGTCAGAAGCCGCAGATGAGAAGGGTTCCATTGCCTCTGGATCCCTTTCTGCTCCTAGTGCTCCCATCTTCCAGGATGTCCTCCTGCAGTTTCTGGATACCCAGGCTCCCATGCTGA CGGACCCCCGAAGTGAGAGTGAGCGAGTGGAGTTCTTCAACTTAGTCCTGCTTTTCTGTGAACTGATTCGGCATGATGTTTTCTCACACAACATGTATACTTGCACCCTCATCTCACGGGGGGACTTGGCCTTTGGAGCCCCTGGTCCCCGGCCTCCATCCCCCTTTGATGACCCTGCTGATGACTCAGAGCGCAAGGAGACCGAGGGCAGCAGCAGTAGCAAGCTGGAG gacccagggctcTCAGAGTCCATGGACATTGACCCTAGTTCCAGTGTGCTTTTCGAGGACATGGAGAAACCTGATTTCTCA TTGTTCTCCCCTACTATGCCCTGTGAGGGGAAGGGCAGTCCATCCCCTGAGAAACCAGATGTTGAGAAGGAGGTGAAGCCCCCACCCAAGGAGAAGATAGAAGGGACCCTTGGGGTTCTTTATGACCAGCCACGACATGTGCAGTATGCCACTCACTTTCCCATCCCCCAG GAGGAGTCATGCAGCCATGAGTGCAACCAGCGGTTGGTCGTACTGTTTGGGGTGGGAAAGCAGCGAGATGATGCCCGCCATGCCATCAAGAAAATTACCAAGGATATCCTGAAGGTTCTGAACCGCAAAGGGACAGCAGAAACTG GTGGGGAGGACGGGCAGAAGCGGCGGCGCAACCGGCCTGAAGCCTTCCCCACTGCCGAAGACATCTTTGCTAAGTTCCAGCACCTTTCACATTATGACCAGCACCAGGTCACGGCTCAG GTCTCCCGGAATGTTCTGGAGCAGATCACGAGCTTTGCCCTTGGCATGTCCTATCACTTGCCTCTGGTGCAGCATGTGCAATTCATCTTTGACCTCATGGAATATTCGCTCAGCATCAGTGGCCTCATCGACTTTGCCATCCAG CTACTAAACGAACTGAGCGTGGTTGAGGCCGAGTTGCTCCTCAAGTCCTCGGATCTGGTGGGCAGCTACACCACCAGCCTGTGTCTGTGCATCGTGGCTGTCCTGCGGCACTACCATGCCTGCCTCATCCTCAACCAGGACCAGATGGCACAGGTCTTTGAGGG GCTGTGTGGCGTAGTGAAGCATGGGATGAACCGATCAGATGGCTCCTCTGCAGAACGCTGTATCCTTGCTTATCTCTATGATCTGTACACCTCCTGTAGCCATTTAAAGAGCAAATTTGGGGAGCTCTTCAG CGACTTTTGCTCCAAGGTGAAAAACACTATCTACTGCAACGTGGAGCCCTCAGAATCCAACATGCGCTGGGCACCCGAGTTCATGATCGACACTCTGGAGAACCCTGCAGCTCACACCTTTACCTACACGGGGCTAGGCAAGAGTCTTAGTGAGAACCCCGCTAACCGCTACAGCTTTGTCTGCAATGCCCTTATGCACGTCTGTGTGGGGCACCATGATCCCGATAG GGTGAATGACATCGCAATCCTGTGTGCAGAGCTGACTGGCTATTGCAAGTCACTGAGTGCCGAGTGGCTAGGAGTACTCAAGGCTTTATGCTGCTCCTCTAACAATGGCACTTGTGGTTTCAACGATCTCCTCTGCAATGTAGAT GTCAGTGACCTGTCTTTTCATGACTCTCTGGCTACTTTTGTTGCCATCCTCATCGCTCGGCAATGTCTGCTCCTTGAGGATCTGATTCGCTGTGCTGCCATCCCTTCACTCCTTAATGCCG cctgcAGTGAGCAGGACTCTGAGCCAGGGGCCCGGCTGACCTGCCGCATCCTCCTCCACCTTTTCAAGACGCCTCAACTCAATCCTTGCCAGTCAGATGGAA ACAAGCCTACAGTAGGAATCCGTTCCTCCTGTGACCGCCACCTGCTGGCTGCCTCCCAGAACCGCATCGTGGATGGAGCTGTGTTTGCTGTTCTCAAGGCAGTGTTTGTACTTG GGGATGCGGAACTGAAGGGTTCGGGCTTCACTGTGACAGGAGGAACAGAAGAACttccagaggaggagggaggaggtggcagtGGCAGTCGGAGGCAGGGTGGCCGCAACATCTCTGTGGAGACAGCCAGTCTGGATGTCTATGCCAAGTACGTGCTGCGCAGCATCTGCCAACAG GAATGGGTAGGAGAGCGTTGCCTTAAATCATTGTGCGAGGATAGCAATGACCTGCAAGACCCAGTGTTGAGTAGTGCCCAGGCCCAGCGCCTCATGCAGCTCATCTGCTACCCACATCGGTTGCTGGACAATGAGGACGGGGAGAACCCCCAGCGGCAGCGCATTAAGCGTATTCTGCAG AACTTGGACCAGTGGACCATGCGCCAGTCTTCCTTGGAGCTGCAGCTCATGATCAAGCAGACCCCTAACAAT GAGATGAACTCCCTCTTAGAGAACATCGCCAAGGCCACAATCGAGGTTTTCCAACAGTCAGCAGAGACAGGGTCATCTTCTGGAAGCACCACAAGCAACATGCCCAGCAGCAGCAAAGCAAAGCCGGTGCTCAG CTCTCTGGAGCGCTCTGGTGTGTGGCTGGTCGCCCCCCTCATCGCTAAGCTGCCCACCTCAGTCCAGGGGCATGTGTTAAAGGCAGCTGGAGAGGAGTTGGAGAAAGGCCAGCACCTGGGTTCCTCTTCCCGCAAAGAACGTGACCGACAAAAGCAGAAGAG CATGTCCCTGTTGAGCCAGCAGCCATTCTTATCTTTGGTGCTGACATGTCTGAAAGGGCAGGATGAGCAGCGTGAGGGCCTTCTCACCTCCCTCTATAGCCAGGTGCACCAG ATTGTGAATAATTGGCGGGATGACCAGTACTTAGACGACTGCAAACCAAAGCAGCTAATGCACGAGGCTCTCAAGCTGCGGCTCAATCTG GTGGGGGGTATGTTTGACACGGTGCAGCGCAGTACCCAGCAGACTACGGAGTGGGCTGTGCTCCTCCTGGAGATCATCATCAGCGGCACTGTCGACATGCAGTCCAACAA CGAGCTCTTCACCACGGTGCTGGACATGCTGAGCGTGCTCATCAACGGGACTCTGGCCGCGGACATGTCTAGCATCTCTCAAGGCAGCATGGAGGAGAACAAACGTGCCTACATGAACCTGGTCAAGAAGCTGCGG AAAGAGCTGGGGGAGCGCCAGTCAGACAGTCTGGAAAAAGTTCGCCAGCTGCTGCCACTGCCCAAGCAGACCCGAGACGTCATCACGTGTGAGCCACAGGGCTCCCTCATTGATACCAAGGGCAACAAGATTGCCGGCTTCGATTCCATCTTCAAGAAGGAG GGTCTACAGGTTTCCACCAAACAAAAGATCTCTCCCTGGGATCTTTTTGAGGGCTTGAAGCCATCAGCACCACTCTCTTGGGGATGGTTTGGAACGGTTCGAGTCGACCGGCGAGTGGCCCGAGGAGAGGAACAGCAGCGGTTGCTGCTCTACCACACAcacctgaggccccggccccgtGCCTATTACCTGGAGCCACTTCCACTGCCACCAGAAGATGAGGAGccccctgctcccaccctgcTAGAGCCTGAGAAAAAGGCTCCAGAGCCCCCCAAAACTGACAAACCTGGGGCTGCCCCACCCAGTACAGAGGAACGCAAGAAGAAGTCCACCAAGGGCAAGAAACGCAGCCAGCCAGCCCCCAAGACAGAG GATTATGGAATGGGCCCAGGGAGGAGTGGCCCCTATGGCGTGACGGTGCCTCCGGACCTCCTACACCATGCTAATCCCAGTTCCATATCCCATCTCAGCTACAGGCAGGGCTCCATAGGCCTGTACACCCAGAATCAGCCACTACCTGCAG GTGGCCCTCGCGTGGACCCATACCGCCCTGTGCGGTTGCCAATGCAGAAGCTGCCAACCCGACCACCTTACACTGGAGTGCTGCCCACAACCATGACTGGAGTCATGGGGATAGAACCCTCCTACAAGACCTCTGTGTACCGACAGCAGCAGCCCACCGTGCCCCAAGGACAGCGCCTTCGCCAACAGCTCCAGGCAAAGATA caGAGTCAGGGGATATTGGGACAGTCAACTGTCCATCAGATGACTCCCAGCTCTTCCTACGGTTTGCAGACCTCCCAG ggCTATACTCCTTATGTTTCTCATGTGGGATTGCAGCAACACACAGGCCCTGCAG ATCCTACTCGCCACCTGCAACAGCGGCCCAGTGGCTATGTGCACCAGCAGGCCCCAACCTACGGACATGGGCTGACCTCCACCCAAAG